CGAAGCTGAATTTGTTTTTATTGATGATTTAGTACCGCAAGATCACCTATTAAGGAAGGTGGACAAGTATATTGATTTTTCTTTTATTGGTGAGAAGGTCCGTCCTTTTTATTCAGAAAATAACGGGCGTCCTTCGGACCCTATACAGCTCTTTAAGATGATGTTTATCGGATATTTTTATGGCATTCGTTCTGAACGACAATTAGAGCGTGAAATTCAGACGAATGTGGCCTATCGATGGTTCTTAGGATTAAAGCTAAACGATACAGTTCCCCATCATTCCACCATTAGTTGGAATCGGCGAACCCGTTTTAAAGATACAAATATATTTCAGGAAATTTTTGATGAGATTGTCTTCAAAGCAATTAACCACAAGATGGTTGGAGGAAGAGTTTTATTTTCCGATTCCACACACCTTAAAGCGAATGCAAACAAACATAAATTCTCTAGAGTTGAAGTGGAAGTTGAAACACGTGAATATGTAGAAGAATTAAACAAAGCTATTGAGGAAGACAGGAGAGATCATGGAAAAAAGCCTTTAAAGGAAAAGGAGGAGGTGACCGAGAAAAAGGAAATACGACTGAGCACAACTGATCCTGAATGCGGGTTTATGTCACGAGAGAATAAACAGGAGATGTTCTGTTATCTTGATCATCGAACTACCGACATGAAGTTCAACATCATAACTGATGCGTATGTTACACCAGGAAATGTTCACGATTCCGTCCCCTATCTTTCACGGTTAGACCGTCAGGTCGAACGTTTTGGATTTAAAGTAGAAGCTGTGGCACTTGATTCGGGTTACCTGACAAATCCGATTTGTAAAGGACTTAATGAACGCAATATTTTTGGAGTTATCGCTCACAGAAGATATCAATCAACAAAAGGGTTATTTCCTAAATGGAAGTTTACATATGACAAAGATAGAGATTTGTATGTTTGTCCAAATGGTCAGGAGTTACAATATCGTACAACTACAAGAGAAGGTTATCGGGAATATAAGTCAGATCCTAAAAAGTGTACTAACTGCCCACTCCTGCCTGAGTGTACAAAATCTCAAAATAAAACAAAAGTAGTTACCAGACATGTTTGGGAGGAACATAAGGAAAAGGTTCGACTTAACAGACTTTCAAAGTCAGGTAAAATACTATATAAATTTAGAAAAGAAAAAGTAGAGCGAAGCTTCGCAGATTCAAAAGAACTGCATGGGCTTCGCTATTGTAGGTTACGGGGATTGCAAAATGCGAGTGAGCAAGTGTTACTTACCGCAGCATGCCAAAACATGAAAAAGATTGCCACGCACTTAGCCAGGTTTGAAAAAGTGTGTGGCAATCTCCAGGTTCATTCCCCCTGTTGATTGGAGCGGAAGGTGCGAAGACTCCTGCGGGAGTACGGGGCCGGGGAGACCCCGCAGGCGCTTAAGCGCTGAGGAGGCTCCCCGGCACGCCCGCGGAAAGCGAAGCAACTGGAGCGGAAATCAACAGGCCTTTGGGCAGGCAGAAAAATAAAAATTGCCGAGAAAGATACCTTTCTCGACAATCTGAGTGGCATTTGCCACTTTTTCATAGATACATAAATACTTGATTTAGCTTGTCCTTCTTCAATGTGTAAAAATAAACCGGTCTGCCAATTCCATAAGTTAATGATTCCTCTAAAACTCCGAGCTGGGTTAAATATTTCAAGTATTTTCGCACTGACACTCTAGAAATATATGTACTTTCTGCAATTTCGTCGGTCGAAAATAGGCTTCCATCCTTCGATTTAATCACATTAATAATGTTCTGCAGCGTGCTATTGGTTAACCCTTTAGGCAAAGCCTGCGTTAATTCCCCAGAAGCCCTCTGGTCACCATAAAGAATTCTTTCATCTAAATCTTCCTGATTAAGTACTTGTTTTCTTTCAAATAAGGCAGATTTATCTTTATATTTCTCCATTGCCTGACTAAACCGCTCAAACTCAAACGGCTTGATTAAATAATCTGCTGCTCCAAGCCTTAAGGCTGTTTGAATTTTTTCTGTTTCAGCTGCAGCTGTGATGAGAATGACATCGACTGCCAGCTTACGTTCTCTAATAAAATGAAGCAGTTCGAGGCCATTGATACCTGGCATATAGACATCAAGCAAAATGAGGGTAACCTCTTCCTTTTCAAGAAACTCTTTGGCATCCGATACGTTATGCACAATGCCAGCTAAACTAAAACCTTTTATTTCTTTTAGATAACGTTTGTTAAATTCAGCTACCATCGGATCATCTTCGACTATCAGGACCTTAATCATGATTTCCCTCCTCTATCTCATATGGAATGGTTATCTGAATCTCTGTTCCAAGCAAAGATTTAGAATCAATGATCAATTCTCCGCCTAAGTTTTCAATACTTTTTGTAACAAGATAAAGACCATAGCCCCGGTTTGACCCTTTTGTGGAATACCCCTTTTCAAGTACGCTCTTTTGAATCTCAACAGGAATCCCGGGTCCTGAATCCAAAACCTCCATTGTTAAAAATTTCCCCGAAAAATGAAGGGTAACATCTAAGGTTTTATCGATAGAATCAGCCATAGCCTCAATAGCGTTATCTATTAAATTACCAAGAATGGTGATTAACTCATGGGTAAACTGAGGGTTCGCCGGTTCGGGAATTATTGTATGAACCTCAATATTAAACTCCACTTGCTCTTCCCTTGCATAACTTAATTTTCCCATAAAGAAACCAGCCAGTGCAGGGTCTTTAATATACTGCGCGATGTTTCCGAGCTCCTGGTTGTGAGGTCCGACTAACGTTCGAATATAATCAGATAGCTCATCGTAACACTTCATTTGAACCATTCCTAGGATGACATGCAGACGATTCATAAATTCATGTGACTGGGAACGGAGTGCTTCGGCATAGGTTTTCACACCTGTTAATTGCTCTGCCAATTGTTTAACATCGGTCTTGTCCCTAAAGGTTGAAATTGCCCCAACCACTTCGCCATTGACAAAAAGCGGAACTGAATTGACCAAAATGGAAACTCCGTTAATCATTTGTTCCTCGTCCAGTTCAGGTTTGCCCTTCTCCAAAACTGGATCAAGTTTAGTTGAAGGCAGATACTCATAAATTTTCATTCCCACCGGATCCTTAGAAAGCCCTGCCTTTTTAAAAATTTGCCTTGCTGATCGATTAACCAGCGTAATGGTCTGTTCATTATCAACTGCAATGATTCCCTCATGCACAGACTCAAGCATGGTACTCCGTTCTACAAAAATCTTCGCAATCGCAAAAGGTTCAAGTCCAAAAAGGATTCTCTTAATATACCTCGCTAGTAAAACAGCACCAATGATACCAACAAGCAAGCCTAGTATCGTAACAGTAAGAATACTTCGGTTGCTTTTACCCAGGGCTGCTTCTACACTTTCCAATGCAATACCGACTACAGCGACTCCAATCTGATCACCGGTCGCATTGTAGATAGGTGTAAAGGCACGTAAAGATTCGCCTAATGTCCCATTGGAGCTTGATACATATTCTTTCCCTTTAAGTGCCTCCTTTTCATCTCCGCCTACGAAATGTTTTCCAATTTGTTCAGGGTTAGGGTGCGACTTGCGTATTCCGTTCATATCCATAACGACAATAAACATCATGTCTGTAGCAGCTTGAATACTTTTCGTGTACTCTTGGATTTCCATCGATTTTTGGTCATCCTCTAATGCCTCGATAATAATAGTAGAGGTTGCAATGGACCTCGAAACCATCCTTGCCTTCTCTTCCTGATGTTTTCGTATATTTTCACTTACCGTATTACTAATTAATAAATCCGTAATCATTAATGATACAAGTACCACTAAACAAACGAAGAAAATGATGACCGTGCTTAATTTAAACTTAAACACCTGAGTTTGCACATGAAATTCCCCACTTTCCACTCTATCTATTATTTTAGCAATATTTGCACTAGTAGGGAAAAGATAAATTATTATACAAAAAGCTGCAGTGGCCATAGAGCCACTGCTTTTTCATAATCGGTCACTCTAGTACCTTAGCAGTGACAGTGATTTTTCTTCTCTTTTTAACCAGCAACCTACAAGCTACACATACTGTTCCAAACCAAATTAGAAAAAATAATAATGCAATGATGGGTAATATGGTTATCTCGAAAACTGTTTGCCCCAATGCAGTTTGGATCCCTAACACTAATATCATGAGCATCCAAGCAATGCTGCCAGCATGAATCAAAATCTTTTTAAATTTTTCATGGATCTGAGCCTTTTCCAAAAGCCAAGCAGGGAGAATTAACGTTTGTAATGCATGGAATCCCACTCCATGTATAACAATTAAATTACCAGCCCCCCCTGTAAGCCGGTCTTGAAGAAGAATCATCCATATCCCTGCACTATTTGCTGCTAAGACTGAGAGAAATGCATAACGAATCCCCATTATCAGCAATGGACGTCCATGAGGTTGTTTCATCCGTAAAAAATGAACCATAAGCACAATGGTTAGTGCTACAAGTACTAAAGAAATAACCCCAAATAGCATGCCGGCAACGATATCGACTACCGCCCCTTCACGTGAAAATCTTGGATTAATGCCTCTAAAGTTCTGAAGGGTTTCAATCGTATATGAATATATGCTTGCGATGATAAAGAGCCAACGCACAACTTTTCTTTTTCTTGTTCCAAATCTCGAAAGGGGAAGGATGGCAGCGATAGATAGAATAAACATGCCGATAGCAGCATTGAAAGAAAAAGCATCTCTCATATTCCCTTCTGGTGCAATAATGGGGTCGTTAAAAAAGATAAATATAAAAATGCCCGCCGATAGTAAAAAACCGATTAATCCTGTGATTATAAGAGCTCGTTCTCCTTCAAAAAGCTTAACAGATGGTCCATTTTCAATTTGGTTAACTTTCATTACCTTCCACATAAAAATCCCTACTTTCTTCGATTTATTTATCAATCAATAAATAAAACTTCAAAAAAATATCGACCACAAAAAAAATATTCCTATTTTATTTATTTATCAGTCAATAAATAAGATTTCAAAAAAAGGGGAGCTGAGCTGCACCTTTTTAACAATGATCTTTCCCGTGAGTTAATTGCGGTAGATTTAACACCTCAGCTAAGGTTATTAAAAGCCCTGTTCCAATAAAATGGGCAGCTGTTTCTTTTGCATTAGGTATGCCTGCTTTATCAAATTTCAAAGTTAAAGATTCAAAAATCTTAAGAAACAAGCTGCTCACATGTTCCCGAATACCCGGATCAGATATGGCGTGTGCCTGCATAACCATCAATACTTCATCACGATGCGTTTGGATTATTTGTTCAAACGCATGCCCCATTGTTTCAACTAATTGGTCTGCTGGTGCATTAACTTCTGCAAAAGTATCATAGATACGGCTAAATGCACGATCAATTACTGCCTTGAATAATTCTTCCTTGTTTTCAAAAAAATGAAACACATAAGGCTGTGTCACTCCAGCAGCCTTTGCTACCATTGCAGTGGTTGCTTTATAATACCCCCTTTCAGCGAAGACCCCTACAGCGTTTTCTATTATGATTTCTTTTTTATCTTCTCGTACTGCCACGTGTGCTACCATCCTCGTTTATTTATTGATTAATAAATAAATTTTATTTAATTCGACCACTACTGTCAATAGGCTTTTAATTTTATCGTATGAAAAAACCTAAGATGTTTTAAAGATTTCCATACTGAGGGCTTTTCTAAAAGTGCCTAAATGGTGGTCGTCCTGACAACATTATTCGTATATAAAAAACAAAAATCCCCATAGTAATTAGCCAGTTTCTTTATTAGGATTACCTAAACCTAATTTCAGTAAAGCACCTGGTAGTTGAAAAAACTTACTTTATTCTTTTACAAACAATTTGTATTGGTTTCCATCAGGGTCTTGTACCCAACCCGACCTTAAATCATTTAAAAAATTATGAGGGAGAGATAACATAGTAGCACCATTCTCAATTAAATACTGAATGGATGAATCTGTATCTTCTGTCCATACTACAATTTCGCAACCCATGTTTTCACCAGGGGTTAACCCGTGAATTTCTTTTGTGGATTCTGTAGATGCTATACCTAACTTAAAACCATCTAAAATTAATTCATAATGAACGGGCTTACCATCAATTGATAAACAAAGAAAAAGACGTATGCCCATTCATACGTCAATTCTTGTGTCATTTATTAAGAAAGCACCCGAAAACAGAACATTTTAGATGTTTTCTGCAACTTAATTAAACCTATGCTTTGTAATAAGGTGGAATTCGAAGCCATTCATGGCGATCCAAATACTGTTTCATAATTAAGCCAGCTGTTGTTTTCCTCACGATAATCTTCGAGAACATTAATCCAACATCCGCCCGAATAGATTCAGTAAGCCCTTTGGAAGCATAATTAACACCCATAGCAAGATTATAAGACATTAAATTAGCAAGTTCTTCATCATTTAATTTAGCACCCTCTGAAATATCCTTAAAATCAACAGCAGGTTTTTCCGGTGTAGATTGAGGAAAAGGTACACCTTCCTTCATAAGAAACTCTTTAAGCTCATCTCTAATCGGAATATGCACGGTTTCCTTTATATCCTTTAATATTTGTTTCAATTCTGGATCTTGGGCAAGATTGATTCCGATTTCTTCATTTCGCATCGTTGTTTCTGTACCTAAAAGAAAAAACCATAGATTAGAAACCTCCATCACATTTAAAGGTCTTTTC
This genomic stretch from Neobacillus niacini harbors:
- the dcuS gene encoding DcuS/MalK family sensor histidine kinase, producing the protein MQTQVFKFKLSTVIIFFVCLVVLVSLMITDLLISNTVSENIRKHQEEKARMVSRSIATSTIIIEALEDDQKSMEIQEYTKSIQAATDMMFIVVMDMNGIRKSHPNPEQIGKHFVGGDEKEALKGKEYVSSSNGTLGESLRAFTPIYNATGDQIGVAVVGIALESVEAALGKSNRSILTVTILGLLVGIIGAVLLARYIKRILFGLEPFAIAKIFVERSTMLESVHEGIIAVDNEQTITLVNRSARQIFKKAGLSKDPVGMKIYEYLPSTKLDPVLEKGKPELDEEQMINGVSILVNSVPLFVNGEVVGAISTFRDKTDVKQLAEQLTGVKTYAEALRSQSHEFMNRLHVILGMVQMKCYDELSDYIRTLVGPHNQELGNIAQYIKDPALAGFFMGKLSYAREEQVEFNIEVHTIIPEPANPQFTHELITILGNLIDNAIEAMADSIDKTLDVTLHFSGKFLTMEVLDSGPGIPVEIQKSVLEKGYSTKGSNRGYGLYLVTKSIENLGGELIIDSKSLLGTEIQITIPYEIEEGNHD
- a CDS encoding TetR/AcrR family transcriptional regulator, which gives rise to MAVREDKKEIIIENAVGVFAERGYYKATTAMVAKAAGVTQPYVFHFFENKEELFKAVIDRAFSRIYDTFAEVNAPADQLVETMGHAFEQIIQTHRDEVLMVMQAHAISDPGIREHVSSLFLKIFESLTLKFDKAGIPNAKETAAHFIGTGLLITLAEVLNLPQLTHGKDHC
- a CDS encoding IS1182 family transposase encodes the protein MYKPKREIQNEAEFVFIDDLVPQDHLLRKVDKYIDFSFIGEKVRPFYSENNGRPSDPIQLFKMMFIGYFYGIRSERQLEREIQTNVAYRWFLGLKLNDTVPHHSTISWNRRTRFKDTNIFQEIFDEIVFKAINHKMVGGRVLFSDSTHLKANANKHKFSRVEVEVETREYVEELNKAIEEDRRDHGKKPLKEKEEVTEKKEIRLSTTDPECGFMSRENKQEMFCYLDHRTTDMKFNIITDAYVTPGNVHDSVPYLSRLDRQVERFGFKVEAVALDSGYLTNPICKGLNERNIFGVIAHRRYQSTKGLFPKWKFTYDKDRDLYVCPNGQELQYRTTTREGYREYKSDPKKCTNCPLLPECTKSQNKTKVVTRHVWEEHKEKVRLNRLSKSGKILYKFRKEKVERSFADSKELHGLRYCRLRGLQNASEQVLLTAACQNMKKIATHLARFEKVCGNLQVHSPC
- a CDS encoding response regulator produces the protein MIKVLIVEDDPMVAEFNKRYLKEIKGFSLAGIVHNVSDAKEFLEKEEVTLILLDVYMPGINGLELLHFIRERKLAVDVILITAAAETEKIQTALRLGAADYLIKPFEFERFSQAMEKYKDKSALFERKQVLNQEDLDERILYGDQRASGELTQALPKGLTNSTLQNIINVIKSKDGSLFSTDEIAESTYISRVSVRKYLKYLTQLGVLEESLTYGIGRPVYFYTLKKDKLNQVFMYL
- a CDS encoding DUF3231 family protein; this translates as MKVLELIQDIFQPFMDGKKRPLNVMEVSNLWFFLLGTETTMRNEEIGINLAQDPELKQILKDIKETVHIPIRDELKEFLMKEGVPFPQSTPEKPAVDFKDISEGAKLNDEELANLMSYNLAMGVNYASKGLTESIRADVGLMFSKIIVRKTTAGLIMKQYLDRHEWLRIPPYYKA